In the Panthera uncia isolate 11264 chromosome B1, Puncia_PCG_1.0, whole genome shotgun sequence genome, TGGGGAGCCTCCCCAGCTCCTAGAGTGCATAGAGCCCCACCCTCAGGATCGGCCCCAGGGACACCCCGAGACCCCGCACCGCTGGAAGCAAATTTCCCGCTTCCTCAGCTTGGTTCCCGCCGGCAGTGGCTCTGGACGTTCTGCCCAGATGCCGCCTCCTCCCGGCAGCCCTCCCGACTCCAACGCCTGTGAGCCTGACGGGGGCTGCAAGCGCAGCTCCTGCCAGGGCTGAGTACTCGGAGTCCTGGAGCTTCCGCGGTCCCTTTAAACCGGTGGTTCGCGCAGTCCCGGGGTTCCCATGACAACAACGGCGGAAGGGGGACCCGGGCGGGGTCTTGTCGGAGCGCATGCGCGGTACGCGCCCGACGCGGCACGTCTTCCCGAGTCGCCCGCGCTGCTGTCGCGGGGTCCCTGAACCGCGGTGAGGGCGGGGTGGGGCGTTCGCGGGCCCGGGGGGCGGGTCGCGGGCTCGGggtgcagaggtggggggtggtctTGGGACCTAGCtgagggcggggtgggaggggttCGCGAACCCGGGAAGGGACGGGGCGAGGGGTCCATGAACGGGGGtgagggcggggtgggaggggttCGCAGGCCCGGGGATGGGGTGTCGAAGTGTGAGGGGTTCacgggcccggggcggggggtagGATGGGGAGGTCCATAAACTGGggtgagggcagggtgggaggggttCGCGGGCCcggggtgggcggggtgggggggtgtccaTGAACTGGGGTGAGAGCCGGATGGGAGGGGTTCGCGGGCCcggggtgggcggggtggggggNNNNNNNNNNNNNNNNNNNNNNNNNNNNNNNNNNNNNNNNNNNNNNNNNNNNNNNNNNNNNNNNNNNNNNNNNNNNNNNNNNNNNNNNNNNNNNNNNNNNgtgagggcggggtgggggggggtgtccatGAGCCCGGGTGAGGGCGGGGTGGGAGAGGTTCGCGGGCCCGGGGTGGGCGGGGTGGGAGTCCGTGAACCCCGGTGAGGGCGGGCTGGGAGGGGTCGCGGGCGCGGGGGGCGTCGCCCAGGTGGGTGAACGGGTCGGGCTGACCCCTGTGCCTTGCTGCAGGGCGGCCCCGGCTCCCTGCGCTCGGCCATGGCCCCCCCGCCTCCGTGCAGGCTCCCGAGGTCGCTGCCGccgtggctgctgctgctgctgttgagTGTGGCGCTGCTGGGCTCCCAGGCCCGAGCCGAGCCCGCCGCTGGGAGCGCCGTCCCCGCGCAGAGTACGTGCGTCGCGGAGGGTCCCCGCGGGGCCGTGACTCCACCCGGGTGTGCGGGAGCGCCGTGCCTCCCCATTGTTCCCGGCGCCCCTGCCGCGGTCCGGCGCTCGGGCCACCCCTTGGGTGGGGGGCGCACGGGTGGGACCGGGCTAGGGTCACGTTCTCGCCGCCCTGATGCGCATCTCCGTAGGCCGCCCGTGCGTGGACTGCCACGCGTTCGAGTTCATGCAGCGCGCCCTGCAGGATCTTCGGAAGACGGCCTACAGCCTGGACTCGAGGGTGAGCCTCTCTGGCCAGGAGGAGGCCTGGCCTGGCCGGACCACTGGCTCAGGGTGCTGCCTGAGGgcggggacggggtgggggtggggtaggaccTCCCGCAGCGCCCGCGATCTTCCCGCCCTCATCTGGCACACCGTTTCCGGCCTCAGTGAGGGAGggtgcctctcctcccccaggcctCTCGGCCTTATTCCCTGTGAGCCCCACCAGGCACCGCCAGCCTCAGTTCAGCATTCCCTACGCGGGGCAGTGAGACCCAGTGGGGAGGGGAAACTGGGGCAGGGAGTCAGAAAGGGcttggtgggggagggttggGCAGAGCCATCTGGTCTGGGAGGCTCCTCACTCCCCAGCCTCACCTGGGGAGGAACGAGTGTGCACACAGGGTCCCAGGGCACAGGGATCACCCCCCCAAATCTGGAATGAACACAGCCTCCCCACATTCTCCCATGTCCTCGCTGTCCCTCGGTCTGGCGGTGGGGGGTAGTTTTCACTTAGGACAGAGATAGGTACTCctctggggaaaggggagagtgTCCAAGAGTGGAAAGAAGGGGAGACCCCACTCTGATCCCCTTTTCTGGGCAGCCCCCCCAGGGTTCCCCAGATTGAAGCCTAGACTGCCCCCCAGGGTCTGAGGATCCAGAATCTCCTAGAGTCTGAGGCCAGGCTCCTGAGAGCAGCAGCCCCCAGCCCATCCTGGGCCGGTGCTGGGGGCAGCCTGGGAAGGGGCATGTGCATAGAAGGAGAGCGGTGAGAAGTAGTCCAGGCGTGGGATCGGCGTGTGCAGGGCCCAGGGCAAGACTGCGGTGCTGGCAGAAACCGCAGAGTCTCTTTCCCTCCTGgaagaggggagtggggaggagaggaggcccaCCCAGTAGCAGAGGGTCTGACAATCAGTGGTGGGGAGGCGGCGTAGGGGGGGTGGTGGCTCTGAGTTCTGGGGAGCTGGTGGAGAGGGTACTGCCTGTGGGTTTTGGGGGGACACGGGCAGAGTGCCCACGGGAGCTGGTGGGGGGCAGCAGTCGTACAAGTGCCCTCCCTCACCGCGCCTTGTTGCTTTGCAGACGGAGACCCTCCTGCTGCAGGCCGAGCGCCGGGCCCTGTGTGCCTGCTGGCCTGCCGGGCGCTGAGGATCCTCAGACACCACTGTCCCCTCATCAATAAATGCCCAGCCCAGCACGCCGTGTCCTGTCTCCCTGTTCTGGCCACCACAGCCCACCTGCATCGCCCCCCGCGTCCCTGGGTGGGCTCCTCTGTGGGTCTTGGACCCCCAGCTGTTCCATTTGGGCTGAGGCCCACTGGGCACCTGCTGCACACCAGCGCCAGTGCCAAGCAGATGGGCATGCGTGGCCACACACGTGGACCTGGACCCACAGGCACCGTGGCCACTGCCAGTCCGCCTTCAGAGACCTGCTTCCTTGCCTGCCTGCCCTTGTTTTGAGGCCAGGGGAGCACAGAAGTTGGCCCGCTCCCCTGGAACAGCTGCCCCGGTGCTGAGCCCCCAAGGGCTCCCCTGCACTGTCCTGGGGATGGCTCTGGTGGGAGCTCCGTGGAGGCCCAGCCCGTGGACCCCCACGGAGCCTAGCCTGCCGTGGCCACCGGGAGAGGGAGGCGGCCCGGGCAGCCTGGGAAGGCTCCTCCGGGAAGGGAGGGCCGGCACGGTCCGCACGGTCCCCACGGTCTCCACCCAGCCTGCTGGGCCCCTCCCATAGCCTGAGCCCAGCTCCCGGGCACCAGAGAATTGGAATCTGGATAGGAGTGTTGTGCCTGTGTGGTAACGGGCCCGTAGTCACCCACCCATGAATAGTGCCAGGCAGGAGGCCAGGTGTGTTGGCAGCAGGTGAGTGGGGGTTTCTGGTCCGGTCGGCTCCCAGAGAGGGGCTCCCGGCTCTCCACCCCCAGCTTGTCCCTGTCAGGGTTCGTGCGCACACTTTCGCTCAGACCCTCCCTCTGGGCCTCTGAGCTCCTCAGGGCGGTGCTCCCACCCCGTGGCCTGTTCTGCCCTCGGTGCTTCTCCGCCTGCAAGTGCCTGGCCTGCAGGTGAGCATGCAGGTGTCTGGGCCACGGTGAGCAAACCAGAGTCCTACCTTGGTTGCGGTGGGAGGTTGAGGTAACCGTCTTGGCAGCGACAGTGTCTCTAAAACAGGCCAGGGAAAGACAAAGGGGTGCCGAAGCCATCTGAAGCCTAGGCCGGCTCTCGATTCTGGAAATGAGCGAGGtacacgggggtgggggggggcatagCATCAGAATTCTAATGTCCTGGGGCCCCAGGATGGAGCAGAGGGGTGGCTGAGGCAAGTGCCTCTTCCCCCGGGGCCCGCCCAGAGGGTGCTGGTGTTCCGTTGGCTGGCTTCGGTGGGGATGCACCCTGTGTTCTCTGCTTGGGTGGTCAGATGTAGCAAATACAGATCTGGGACCGGCAAGTACTTTTCAGTATAGAAGGCACAAGTACTTCTAATGTAAGTACTCTTTAAGTAGAAGCGTGTCCCGTGCAATATTTCGGACTTATTTATACTACAAGTTATTCATATacccaaaatttaaatttagctgggcatcctgtattttgtGGGCAGCCACAAGCCCTGGCACAAATTGGGGTTTCTGTTACTGTGAAAGATCAGGACGGCCAAGGGCTTGTCTCAGAAAGCCTCTCCTGGGAGCACCCTTGGGGAGGAAGTAGGGGCCCGAGCCCCGCAGGCAGGGCCTGGAGTGGCAGGTGCAGGGGCCAGGATGCTGCTGTTCCTGCCATGCTAGTCTTGGGGTATGTTCTGGACCCCTCAAGGTGACAGAGAGGTCCAGGGAGCAACTGGGTAGATGTGCCTGGgaaaggggctggggagagaaggtCAGGAACACAGGTGCTGGCCGAGACCCTGTGGCCTGGGGGCGGCCAGAGCAGAGGTGAGCGCTAAGAGGGAAGAGAGATGAGGGGCCCCACAGGAGAGGGGGCAGCCGTGAGGCAGGAAGAGCCCTGAGACAGGTGAGGGCTTCGGTTAGAAAGGAGGGGTCAACGTGTCACGTGTTGCTGAGGTCAAGCGAGGGCCAAGCCTGGTTCCGGACCACCAGAACAAACACCGGTCGTTGTCGCCCTTGGTAAGAACGGGGTCAGTTGTGGGTGGGGAAGGCCTGAATGGAGGTTTCGTGGCgggcagtggaggtggggagagtcGGCGCGGACAACTTGCAAGTTTAGTCTTGCGAGGCGAACAGCCGTCGCGGGGCTGGGACGTGGCTTTCCTGCGCATCTGAGGCACAGTCCATCAAGAGCACTTGCCGCGACTGTGTCCGCTAAGCAGTGAACTGGAAATGAAGTATCTCCACGACAGCTTTTGTGTTTTCTGGGCTTGGTGTTGCCTTAGTGTCTCAGTGCTGTCTGCTGTTGTCACATCCTTACCTTCGAGTCACTCCTCTGTCCCTTGCCAGGCCCTTGCCCTCCTGCTCCCAGCCAGCTGGGCACTCCTACTGCCCACTGCCTGCCCTGAAGGGGTAGAGCCCCGGTTTAGAGCCCTGCCTCCTAGACCTCGTGTCATTCTCCATGTTGCATGTCTTCAAGTATCTTCCTAGAAAGCACTGTGGTAAGCGAACTTTCTGAGCTGGCCCGTCTGAAGACAGCTTTTGCTTGCGTGTTCAATTCATAGCCCTTCCTACCgcggggcctttgcacaggctgtcaCCACTCCGTGGAGTTACCCACTTGGCCTCCTCCTTGACCTGTTCAGTCTTGAGTCCCTTACAGCACCTTCCTTTGGTTTGTTTGTCCCAGTGTCCATCTCTTTCATTAGTttatttcctgcccctccctcactggatTGGAAAGCCTCAGGACAACAAACAGGGCTTTTGTCCTTTTCAGGACCCAGTAGAGGGTGGGCACTCACTGAACCTGTGTGCAAGGGAAGGATGGGTGCTGGGGCATGAACTCTGGGTGAGGAGCTTGAGTAGTTTGGGTCCACCTGCCTCCAGCTGCTGGCAACCGCTGCCTGTCGGGAGCTTtgttccctccccacccaggcaGCTCTGGGGACTGAAGGTCCACGCAGGGTGCTGGGCGGGCTTCACTCAGCACTCAGTCCCTTAGCTTGgggcaataataataatcactatTGCGCCCCACCCCCTTTTCTCCTGGGGCAGCGCCTGTCAGTTGCACACGGCCTTCCCATCTcgtctgtttttcttctttttttcttcctacccCCTGGTCTTTTGGTTCACTTCCCTGGAGACCCCTTGGCCTTCCTCCAGCACTCCCACCCACCTCTGTCGCTTCCCAGGCCCCTGTACCTCTGACTGCCAGCGAAGCTTCAGACTCAGTCCCCAGTTCTCCCCCCGCAGGGAGGGACCAGCTGGCCCTTGCCACATTCTCAGAGGACGTGGGTCTGCCCCCAGATGGACCCAAGGGTCCCTTCACCTGGGGTGAGGACTATTCTGCTAATGCACCATCCGGTGTTTGGCGCCCTCCCCCTGCAGCTTTTGGAGTCCGGGAGGggtcttgccccccccccccccccccccgcacgcCCCACCTCCCTTGGGCCCCTGCCTAGCTCTGACTGCAGTGTCCAGACCCAAGGGGCTCGGGGTGGGACTGCAGGTGGTCGGGGCAGCCTTGGCGTTGCGGGTGGGGAGGAGACTCCGGGCAGCAGCAGCCAGAGGGGTGCCCGGGAAAATGGGCGGGGAGAACAGACTGGCCCGACTTCGCCGACCCTTGATTtctttgtctgtgaaatgggttcCTCATGCGGGCAGAGGGCACACAGGGGGCACCCTCACGTCACCCGGGAGGAAACGGGCTCATTGGCGGGCCTGGGAGCACTCTGCAGCCCGTGCAGGCTTCCCTTTAAGGCCACCCCTACTCAGAGTGCTAAAGCCCAGGCCATGACGTCTCCAACACCTTCCAGGTGGCTGTCCCTGGGGTCCAGCTCTGCCCCTTGCAAGCTGAGTctggctgcctcctccccacctcgTCCCAGCACTCTGTAGGGCCCTCTAGACCAGGAAGCAGCAGCATTAGGCTAGTCAAGCCATTATGGCCcgcggcaggggtggggtgggggggtggtggcttTCAAGGACTTGGGCCACCAGGAGGGAGGAGCCTCTGCAGATGCAGAGCTGAGGGACCACCAGAATCAGGCTGAGTGGAAGTCCAGGTCCTTTTCTCCATTGGCTCttgggggccaggggaggggtagCCTCAAGCCCAGGGTCTGGGGGTGAGGTGGGTTGGGTGGTAGCCAGCAAAGGCTGTGGCCCTACAGGGGCTGGGCCACTCTGCACCGAGGGACCTCTTCACACCAAGTCTGGGATCAGAGGTCAGGGACCAGGAGCTCCTGGACCCTGGACCCGGTCCTCCCTTCTCCTGGCCCCATCACAGCACAACAGTGTCCCCCAAATCCCTGATACGGTGTTCAAGGCTTAAGTCCCAAGCTCCACCACCCCTTCCTCTGAAGCCGCATCAGCTGCCCCTCTCCATTCCTTGTTTTTCCCGCCTGGACCCCTTGCTAATGGTGCTGGCTTTGCAACACTTCTGCCATCCACCTGGGCAACCTCAGGACACCCTGGAGCCTGGTCCCCCGGTGGCTGGTCCGAGCTTCCGGCAGCACTCAGGCAGCACACGGAGGGATTTCTGAGTGGATCTGTGTGCTCCTGTGAGAGGCTCCATGACTCCACTTTCCTCTCCTGGAGGACAACCGCCAGACAAATCCTCGCATCTGGGAAACATGATGTGAGCTGGCTTCCCGTTTGCCCCCTCCCGCCACGGCCCTCGCATTGGCGATCCTGGCCTCCGACCCGTTCAGCTCCTGGGTGCAGGGTCCTCCCCAGTCTGCGGGGGTCCCTTGGCATGACGCTGGCGAGGGCCAGTCCCCTTCCTTGCCTCTAGGTGGTCGTAGCGGCCTCGCTGGGCCCCAACGCAGGTCGAGGGTCCTTAGGCCTGGTGCCCCAGGTCTCGACTCCAACCCTGAGGGTGCGGTAAACTCGGCTCTAGGCTGCCCTGCGGGGTCACCGCGGGGAACGCGGGGGGACGCGGGAAAGGACGCGGGGAAGGGGAGCACAGTTGCAGGGGGGCTGGGTTCAAAGAGTTAGAGGGGGGATCTGGGACTACCTGTCCCGCACCCTCACCCTCACCAACCATCACACCCCCGGCCCGCAGCGCCGGCAGGCAGGTAGAGCTCGCGGGGACCGGGGAGACTCAGCaagaaccacccccccacccccccgccccgcacctgCACCGAGATCTTGGAGCGCATGCGCGGGCCGAGGAGGGCGGGGGGCCGGGCCGGGAGGGGTCCTGCGGGCCCAGCGCCCCCCGTGCCCGCTGCGGGAATTCGGTGTCGGAGCAGAAGGTTGCTGAGCTGCGCCCGGACGCGAGGGGCTGCGAGCGACCTGGGCATCAGCGCCTGCTCCGACCGCGCACCCGCGCGTCCAGCCCGTGTGGCCCCGGGCGCGGGTTCCCAGGGGCGCCAGGCCCGGGAAGCCGCGGCTCCGGTCCTCAGGGCCCCGGCCGGGCGTCGCATTCAGACAAAGGGGCAGGAGATGGAGATGGTTCCGTGACTGAGCCCGGCGGCCGAAGAGGAGGAGGACGCGGCGCTGCGGGCTCCAACGGCCCGGCCCCAGGACCCGACGCTCCCAGCCTCGCGCGGAGGGGTGGCGGCGCGGAGGTGCCGGGGCCGGGCGGGAGGAGCCCCGCCAGGAGCCCCGAGGAGCGCCCCCTCCGGGCCGGGAACCCCGGCCGCGCGCTCGCTCGTCCCCGGCCACCTCGCGGGGCTCGGCCGCTCCGTCGTGCCCCGGGCTGCCCCGCGCCGCCCCCGCCCAGGCGCACTCCCGCCGGCCGCCCGCACCGGCCGCGGCGCAGCGCCCAAGTGTGCCATCGGGCGGGCGCGGAGGCGGTGTCTGCTCCCACCCCCGAGATCACATGGTGACCCTCGGCAGCCAATGCAGTGGACGCTAGGACCCTGCGGGACCCCGGGCGCCGCGACTGCACCGGCGCCGCTGCATTATAAATACTTCTCCANNNNNNNNNNNNNNNNNNNNNNNNNNNNNNNNNNNNNNNNNNNNNNNNNNNNNNNNNNNNNNNNNNNNNNNNNNNNNNNNNNNNNNNNNNNNNNNNNNNNNNNNNNNNNNNNNNNNNNNNNNNNNNNNNNNNNNNNNNNNNNNNNNNNNNNNNNNNNNNNNNNNNNNNNNNNNNNNNNNNNNNNNNNNNNNNNNNNNNNNNNNNNNNNNNNNNNNNNNNNNNNNNNNNNNNNNNNNNNNNNNNNNNNNNNNNNNNNNNNNNNNNNNNNNNNNN is a window encoding:
- the CB1H4orf48 gene encoding neuropeptide-like protein C4orf48 homolog gives rise to the protein MAPPPPCRLPRSLPPWLLLLLLSVALLGSQARAEPAAGSAVPAQSRPCVDCHAFEFMQRALQDLRKTAYSLDSRTETLLLQAERRALCACWPAGR